TCTTCCTCCTCCATCACTGCAGTGATCTACcaacataaacacaaacatcaagATGCGAGTCCCTatgataaatttacaaaatattttacaaataaaGTTGCTGAAAACTGAGAATCAGTAAGCAGGAACATGTGTTATGAGGATGTATTTTTGTTAATTTAGTTACTATGGGGTCATAAAACTTTAAAGCTCTTAGTTTGGATCTAAACTCACACCTTGAACAGTGTATTTTCACTTTCTAAGAGTGGAATGGGGAGTTATCAGCCTTTGCTTTGCTTGCAGTTAGTTTGATAGGATGCTGTAATCTTTGAGATGACTCTAGTACTTTCTAAATGTTAGTCGTGTGGCTTGGCTTGTGCTAGAATTCTCTCAAATTGTGTAATAGGTACATAAGGCACTGTTGTTGAAATGTCTGTAACTTCTACTTCGAATTTACTCTCATTTGTCTGCTAACATCAATGTTCCAACACTACATTTCAAGAGGCCTCTTCTACATTAAACTTTCACAACTGTCAACAATCTTCAATCCATACATCTGTTTTAACTGGGAATAACAATATTTTGGGGAgttaatattttagatttgtgaCCAAATATTTTAGTAAAGTAACTCAATAGTAATGTATTACAAATCTGTACTACAATTCACTGCAATCTTGCTTGTTTAATTGAATATAATAGACTTGCTTGTGTTTTATTTTGCTTGTTTAAAGGAAACTCACAAGCCGTTTATCTCTATCTCAATACTTTCTAAACGGTAACACATGACACTGGCAAAGTCGAACCATGACTTACAGGTACCACTTTTTGATCCTAAGGGAGTGGTCAATGTCCATGACTTACAGGTACCACTTTTTGATCCTAAGGAAGTGGTCAATGTCCATGACTTACAGGTACCACTTTTTGATCCTAAGGGAGTGGTCAATGTCCATGACTTACAGGTACCACTTTTTGATCCTAAGGGAGTGGTCAATGTCCATGACTTACAGGTACCACTTTTTGATCCTAAGGGAGTGGTCAATGTCCATGACTTACAGGTACCACTTTTTGATCCTAAGGGAGTGGTCAATGTCCATGACTTACAGGTACCACTTTTTGATCCTAAGGGAGTGGTCAATGTCTATAAATAGGAGCAAGGTTAATTGGAAGctgtttaaaaaatgaaactcCTAAAGAGTCTTAATTATTAACATTTGCAAACATGACATAGTTATATTCTTTCAAACATACTAATTATACATTTGACCATTACTTATTATCAATAAATGGGAGGTGTGTCAGCAAAACATAACATGATGTAGTCCTTGGTACATAATACAGCCCCTTAGCCCAAGTCCTTTGGTGCTAGTTATAAGGAACGGTATTTTGTTTGGATTGTCCAACATGTTCATccatttgataaaatgtgacatgtggaaaaaacataaatgtttaTCAAGTTCCATGGAAACACATTGCTCCTGCCAATGGGCAGCAACCCCAGGTGGTGGTCAGTAGGGAACAGGTCAAAAGAGACAAAGGACGAAAGGGCCAAAATTGGAAGTCAAAAGGGCTAAAGTAACGTCAAAGAGGCAAGTTAAAAATCAAAAAGGCCAAGGGTATGTCAAAAGGGCTTCAGATTTAAGTCAAAAGGgccaaatgttttgaaaatagtaAGATTAGAAAGAAATTGATTACATGTTGTTGCATGAGTCTCTCATGATTGTTTATTTGAAACATCTTATCACTTGTGACAATTACACTTGTCAGTAAACAAAACAAGATTAATTTTAATTAGTTGTGAATTGTCTCATGACTCGTAATGCTATATAAGATGAACAGTTCAACCAATTCAAATTGGTAACCATGAACTATTGCACAAGTGTTCATGGATTTATGGCCCCACCACACACGTGGAATGATTGACAATGTCTGTAGTGAACTTGTGTATTGATGTCAATTAGGGGTGAAATAGTATACTGCTGTATTTGTAGAACTGcagtattttgcctttggtTCGGTATAACGTTACGTAAAAGTAAATCAATTTTCATACCATCATTTCTATCTAGTAATAAAATGACAAAGGAGACGCTTATTTTTCCCCATATTATTTTCCAATGTAATGTTTGGCTCTAGTCAAATTTATGCCATATGATCAGATCTCATTTACCAAACTGAACTGAAGGCCTTGTACCGCAATATCTACCCTACCGTGGTAAGGGCATACTGTTTCAACCCAATGTGTGTAGTGAGCTTCAAAGATATGTAAATTACGAACATTTGAAATTCTTATGAATATTTGATCCCACATAAACACCTAAATGCACGATGAACACACTGTGTATTATGTCTATAAATTGATACAAGATATAAAAAGATATTAGTCTGGGGTGcaggctaaaacgtcaccacaGCAAAACGGCACCTGGTGAAAACGTCACCATTTGGACAGAACGGAACCTTCCCTTTGCGAAAACGGCTACAAATGTTATGGCGAAAACAGCTACAAATGTTACGGCGAAAACGTCGCCATATACAATTTAAAAaaggatgaacattgatattatgactttattgtattgtgaactttggataaacatttagtgtttcataaatagactttgtgaaataaaaacatatatattaggtAAGTAGACTTTATTGGATTGTGAACTttggatgaacattgatatgatcaCTTTAGTGTTTCATAAATAGACTTTGTGaaattaaaacatatatattacctaaatataaataaaaatatatcaggTAAGTATGCCAATCAACATTCAATGCTCAGCAGAACACTCACCAATACTGCAAGCATTGGAAAGTGTTTCCCAAGTTGCTTGCATTATGTTTAGATAACAAATGCGTCTACTCAGCCGACAATGATTGGAAAGAGCTTCTCATACCCAAGCTGCTTGCATTATGTTTAGATAACAAACGTGTCTACTCTGCCCACAGTGATTGGAAAGTGCTTCTCATACCCAAGCTGCTTGcagtatgtttagataataaatgcgtctactctgTCGACAATGATTGAAAAGTAAAAACATTGCATCCTTCAAACTGTATTTAAAACACAGACATGTACCTGATACACATCATTCATCACAATGTCTCACCACTGTGTTGTATGCGATAAGACTGTCCGAAGaaatcaacatgctgtgtcttaTGGTGCGAGCTATGGTGATCTCTCCTTGTCCCAACTGACGAGATGTGCGGCAATTCCTTCCATTGAGTTAACAAAACTCTATCTCAACTTGAAATAAACatctaaacattacaaacaactaaacaataaagtcaacataataataaagtcaatataatattgataTATGGTGACGCTTTAGCCCATTAATTAGTCGCCATTTTCGCCAATTTGGTGCCGTTCTGCTGTGGTGCCGTTTTAGCTATAACCCTTAGTCTGTATGTTCTTATTTGAATTTGATCTATGGCCTTGTTGACATTCATTTGTTCCTTTTGACTACAACCCGTCAGTATAGACATACTTGATAGCGGTCATATAGTATTAAATGTGTTGGATTATAAGTCATTTGTATAACTTCTTACTTGGAGGGCCTGTTCGATAACTGAAATCAGAAACGTCGGTGCGCgaaaaccgatgacatgtgacgcTTATACCAAAACATAATGGGAAAGACATTTGTCATGTCGTTGTCATGTATTGAAGTTAATGAATGTGTATAAATGACATTCATGTCATAATAAATGTTAAAATAAGGTACCTTTCATCTGCTAAATCTAAAATGTTCCTGAAAATTCAACGATATGACAGAAATCGCTTAAGACGGATCCCTAACTTCCGGTTGAATATTGTTATCTCACCTACAAAAGAGTTCTAATAATTGGAATCgataaatattgctaaaatgacTCTATTAATGTCAATTATACCAAAGAAATGGGTATATATAACGGTATATGTTTACTGAATTCTTTTCGAATCAAAATACTCCACAGCTCTACCTATTTAAGAATACTATGATAAGTTGTCATTTTATCTTGTAGTAGTCAACGACGAAGGTAAAGGTCATTACTTAGGAGGCGTGGATTCTGAACCAACATGGTGAAGGAAATTGACGTGAAGGGTTACGAAGCTTACCAGAAAGCTGCTGATGAGAACAAAGATAAGGTCGTCTACGCATTGTTCTGTGGCGATGTAGACGATCAAGGGAAGAGCTGGTGTCCAGACTGCGTTGTTGGTAAGGAAAGCTTTTATTGTCCGAACCCAAGCTGAAACGCTGTTCAAAATTGCACCGAGTATTTGTTGCTATCGAGATGACATACTTGTCATTTGTTCAGACACCGAAGATACCCCATCCTATTCGCTCTTGATAGTTTATTCGACTTATTCACAATTTGAAAACCGACTGACACAGCGCTTGGACCGTTAATTAAAACTACAAATGATATATACATAGTAAATTTTATGctagctaagatacatagcgttcatgtattgaacgctatgtatcttagctaaTTTTatgcagggtcatgtcttgactgtatgCGTCGGTCGTAGCATAAGTGTTGACTCCTAAACGATGACTTGACTGTCTGTGAATTACTTAGTCTTCAGATAATGGATGTGAAATCAACAAACAGTAAAAAAAAGTTCGATGTGATTAACATTTGTGTATTAtttcagagaccatataataatctattatatggtctctgattattTATATGGCAGTGGTGAAAAGATTCTGTATTATCTTGAATGTTGATCGTAAGTGTTTGACAACTGACAATGAACTATCTAAATGTGGATGTGTTGTAAGACAGGGTTGCCTGTTATTTGCAGCTGAACCTGTTGTGACTAGGAATTTAAAGAGTGCCCCCGATGATGCTATTTTTATCCACTGTAGAGTTGGACCTCGTGATTTGTAAGTATGACCATTCCTATTATTACTGGATGTTTATAACTGTATGTATTCTTTGGAGAGTTTAGTCCACAGATATCTCATATACATACTGGATATCTCTAATTTATTGATTCAATTAACCAAATGTTCACCTAATCAGATCTGACAAATGTTCAGTTGTTCACAGGGGCCTGTAATGCTAAAAACTGCAATCAAGGTATGTACTAACGGAGTCTTTGCACTGTATAAAAGGAAACGGATGTAAAGAAGTCAACACACCAAGTTCATTTCAGGGTGAATTCAACAATGACCACTGTATCTATCCCATCCAAAGTcaagcgagcgagtgagtgagtgagtgagtgagtgagtgagtgagtgagtgagtgagtgagtgagtgagtgagtgagtgagtgagtgagtttagttttacgctgcacttagcaatattccagctatatggcggcggtctgtaaataatcgaatctggaccagacaattcagtgatcaacaacatgagcatcgatctgtgcaattgggaaccgatgacatgtgtcaaccaagtcagcgagcctgaccacccgatcctgttagtcgccttttacgacaagcacagtcaccttttgtggcaagcatgggttgctgaaggactattctaccccgggaccttcacgggtcccaaagTCAAGCTAATAGATTTACCTACAAACTGAGACATACAGCACAAGGACCGAAGCAGTACTTTAGGAGCTATGGTCTTTGGAAGCTAAAATAATCGCGacataaatgataacatttattCATCACAAACAGGATTGTGTCGTGCCATTGACAATCTCTGCCTTTACCTGCTCCACACTAAAAAGGGTCACCTATCCGATCGGACATaatttatttttacagctgatCAGCTCCCTCTCCCTTTTCAGTGTGTGCTTGTTTTAATTTCCAAcccttttaacatgtttaacattATAAAAACATTCAGTATCAGGTCAAAATGGCCCACCAGAAATCTTGCTAACCATCTAATATAGGTCTTAACTGTTGGAGTAGGTGTTAATTGTTGAATTATTATTGCAAAGTTTTCTAATCTGTTTGATTCTTTGAAGAGGTTTCACTTTGATATGTGTTTCAGCTGGAAAGACAAAAGCAACATCTTCCGTACAGATCCACAACTTGCCTTGAAGAGTGTACCCACATTAATGAGACTAGGAAAAGTAAGTATCAGTTCAACTGACAGTTAAATGTACACAAAGAATCCTTCTTGGAAATGACATTCATCTGTTTATTAAGATTTTAAAACATGATTTTAGTTTTTATTCTGGTCATTTCATGAGCAGTTACTGAAGGGATGGAGACTGTTAGCAAGAAACATTCGCAACTAATTGATAGTCAGTGTTTTGTCTGAATGTTGTTTGTACTTACTGTCACGTGTCCCATCAGTATGTCAgcattggtttttttttttcaacaaggGGCGATGGAATATCCTTGTGATTTAAGTGTTTCCTTgttacgctgaagacccaggttcgattccccacacatgtactatgtgtgaagcccatttctgctttTCCTCCGctatgattttgctggaatattgctaatagcagaATAATACTGTACTCGCTCACATTCAAACAAATCATTATTACAAGTCTGAGCATGGTCTGTCTGAAAAAAGAATGGTTCATATACTAAATCTGCTCATCCTGATTATTTAAAAGATATTGTTTATCTTTAAGTCAATCAACATGAAAAATTCAGTTACAAAATCACAACTAGTGCTTTCTCTAACTGGACATGTTTACTATCTCACGCCTGAATAATATCCAAAACATAGTACTAAAACTATCATTTAATACCCATTACACCTGTGATGATTCTGgatagaattagtcttcagtatcccatgcttgtcgtaagaggagactaacaggatcaggtagtcagacttgctgacttggttggcacag
The window above is part of the Haliotis asinina isolate JCU_RB_2024 chromosome 1, JCU_Hal_asi_v2, whole genome shotgun sequence genome. Proteins encoded here:
- the LOC137283239 gene encoding thioredoxin domain-containing protein 17-like, with amino-acid sequence MVKEIDVKGYEAYQKAADENKDKVVYALFCGDVDDQGKSWCPDCVVAEPVVTRNLKSAPDDAIFIHCRVGPRDFWKDKSNIFRTDPQLALKSVPTLMRLGKPQRLEEEQCAKDDLVQMLFEED